A genome region from Setaria italica strain Yugu1 chromosome III, Setaria_italica_v2.0, whole genome shotgun sequence includes the following:
- the LOC101773462 gene encoding uncharacterized protein LOC101773462 has product MMETDSESPQSFFSSLPLAEASCSCQWECLKVLSSSSGYLIGLVLTPNDSVTCEAHPCNTECILIAVLELNQWGIQWNFVADLQDVRDGVKASPKWVDFQLSDMFLACLNATGFVAIWNVKTGGLATSFSVLQQCRTGLEMPTRSSMPDVTNLHGGNISVESFAGRMFKRLVLASYSHLLAVVDEVGVVYVFYADDTLNFKANVLENFDLSVTNHFGDCLSAWEAAGHEIGSLSFSTHQSIRQGSLNPAKLVPEVSWKNDVGIVRPRKRRKCRCDENEVDSWPSGFVTTGQMKVGPAYPDTLNSSSTLRRILLPPCRSYEDVISLSPLGLTRIFKGSNADGNEHVKIFHTELLMYSSFLGERDIDVGFMDKRLPFKKDSAFVGDSVVCCCQGYLYLITQNGLSVVLPPVSISSFSSHGDAIKFWQPGFAVGSACNALNLLSVERSETRWKPWQIEVLDRALLYEGPALADRLCWENGWDLKVSRLRWLQLALHYSMIADLEQSLDMLAEVNLAEEGVLQLLLASIHRLSGRSGSDNEVAVSSRLMVLAVRFATRMIKCYGLQKQNTDMPDNSVKLHEMSSLLMVIRSIQHRVSAKNQNSVRMGDDKNSLKIGTELLQNDSSLSVVVVDGLSSGLSGGLDAHDRQESAHVLVPDSDSLLALAPAESSLSASNFHDINTNKGTAQDGRQIIQGNIKEMINRWEMNNFDLKTVVREALQSGRLPLAVLQLQLLRQRELVSNEDSEDAFSEVHEIGRSIVYDLLMKGKTELAVATLERLGDDVESDLRQLMQGTVRRSLRLQIADEMKKRGFIRSSEWKMLETITLIERFYPSSSFWDTYFVRENVIRDAAKIVTLPGEDKPALSLHIRNQPLIECGDVDGTVLGSWVNIDDYTDSKESSGSNISDGYWACAAVWSDAWDQRTVDRILLDQPYHVHAHIPWESQFEYFVGHNDAGKVCELLDMIPNSVLLEGIIRVNVDSLQAADNTVSDLTVPDYNMYICDSEELEPVCMEIPHVKVFRSLYNHESTSYIRMLIQQELAKKHIFVKEYWKSTTEIIPLLARAGMLIKVGPRKEYSTTFSASEMPDDANFQGREGALHKLVIRFCVQYNLPYLLELYLDNCNLAPEKDCIPLLKDAAGDCKWAQWLLFSRIKGLEYEASFSNARWNLSQKMINSSNLTAIEIDEMLYTVDDMAERIGEMSALATLMYASAPIQKSICTGSVNRSRGLPSQCTLENLGPCLQQFPTLWKTLYSACFGQGEYGCLNYSPANVFGKSSISEYLRWRYSIFSSAGGDTSLLQMVPCWVPKSIRRLIQLFEQGPFGMQLLSSAPPSEELFTHSVTDYIYNSTGYTDANALSLEASIQKSVEEELYSSLEEKDVRVEHHLHRGRALAAFRHLLVKRASQLKSASACQVIPAQSNVQADVQLILAPLSQAERSILISVAPLAITNFEDSALVASCIFLLELCGLCANMLRLDIAALRRISSYYKSVQQKKHFDLSSPKAPELHMQSHGADIAPALARALAEDYVQSDHLHVLEQTQTSMAPKREQTPQPLIAILQHLEKASLPSLDEGKTCGFWLLTGIGDASVYRSQQNEASQHWNLVTEFCQAHHLPLSTKYLALLANDNDWVGFLTEAQIAGFPIEVVIEVAAKEIRDSRLRTHILTVLKNMMSLRRKSSGNIPSGSSDSSFSAVDGNNPVELFGILGVCEKQKNPGEALLNKAKQMQWSLLAMIASCFPDVTPLSCLSVWLEITAAREMSSIKVDDISSKIAKNVESAVVATNKLPGTCRNVEFRYNRKNPKRRRFLEASPEKFTMCFSLDSSCGPNSAATSYPADIDAHQESGRSISGETIMSVDIDERLACLSSMVAVLCEQQLFLPLLRAFEMFLPSCSLLSFIRSLQAFSQMRLPEASAHLASFSVRIKDEASHTQLNSSKEVSVLAGWVAATAVKAADAVLSTCPSIYEKRCLLQLLSGVDFADSGSSSSYFSRRYWKINLSEPDLHKDTDIYDWNDFMDDACLLTSLEKDGQWEQARTWARQLESSDIAWESTLDHVTESQAEAMVAEWKEFLWDIPQERAALWGHCQSLFMRYSLPPLKAGLFFLKHAEAVGKEIPARELHEILLLSLQWLSGTMTKSSPVYPLHLLRDIETRVWLLAVESESQSKADGEFATPAVAHNIAVGNGTSIIEQTADVITKIDSNMGSPHMKATERNGIRDNLSCQHAQLFESNSEASSTTINNTRGKRRVKTNLPLRRGVNDNFESRTSDLDNNSNNFQSSKIGEQARNILSEEEFAKMEESLSGWEQNVRPVDMEKAVLSLLEFGQITAAKQLQQKLSPSYIPEELVLVDVALKIANNSSIGISLSCFDTEALSILQSLGVASSSDMIDPLQVMEKLAVKCGEGRGRALIRRIIAVIRTAKLLGLPFSEAFEKQPIEILQLLSLKAQDSFDEAKFLVETHIMPASSIARILADSFLKGLLAAHRGGYLDSQKEEGPAPLLWRSSDFLKWAKLCPSEPEIGHALMRLVMTGHEVPHACEVELLILSHHFYMSSSCLDGVDVLVTFAANRVDSYVLEGDFPCLARLITGVSNFHSLSFILSILVENGQLELLLQKYSATDTATGTPASVRGFRMAVITSLKQFNPNDDDALSMVYRHFDMKHEAASLLELRAEQYMNSWLSRYDKERRNDELLEAMHHLVETAEVLSTIDAGQRTHRACARASLLSLQIRIPDLLWIGLSETNARRIFVEQSRFQEALIVAEAYNINQPMEWAPVFWNQMLKPDLIEQFVAEFVSVLPLQPPMLLELARFYRAEVAARGEQSHFSVWLSPGGLPAEWVKHLGRSFRSLLRRTRDMRLRLQLAALATGFVDVLDICNKVLDKVPENAGPLILRKGHGGAYLPLM; this is encoded by the exons TGCCCACGAGGAGCTCTATGCCTGATGTGACAAATTTGCATGGGGGAAACATCTCTGTTGAGAGCTTTGCTGGTAGAATGTTTAAGCGGTTAGTTTTGGCATCGTATTCTCATCTTCTTGCTGTCGTAGATGAGGTTGGAGTAGTGTATGTGTTCTATGCAGATGACACCTTAAACTTCAAAGCTAATGTGCTTGAAAACTTTGATCTGAGTGTTACGAATCATTTTGGTGATTGTTTGTCTGCCTGGGAAGCCGCTGGTCATGAGATAGGGAGTCTATCATTTAGCACTCATCAGTCCATACGACAGGGGTCACTTAATCCAGCCAAATTGGTTCCTGAGGTCTCATGGAAAAATGATGTTGGTATTGTCAGGCCTAGAAAAAGAAGGAAGTGTAGATGCGATGAAAATGAAGTGGACAGCTGGCCAAGTGGTTTTGTCACTACAGGGCAGATGAAAGTTGGGCCTGCTTATCCTGACACTCTGAATTCCTCTAGTACCTTAAGGAGGATACTTCTTCCTCCATGCAGATCATATGAGGATGTAATTAGTCTGTCTCCGCTTGGACTAACGAGGATTTTTAAAGGTTCAAATGCAGATGGAAATGAGCATGTCAAAATTTTTCATACCGAGTTGCTTATGTATTCATCTTTTCTTGGCGAAAGAGATATTGATGTTGGATTTATGGACAAAAGGCTTCCATTTAAGAAAGATTCTGCTTTTGTCGGAGATTCTGTTGTTTGCTGCTGTCAGGGATATCTGTATCTAATCACTCAGAATGGCCTTTCCGTGGTCCTTCCACCAGTTTCTATTTCATCTTTTTCGTCTCATGGTGATGCTATCAAATTTTGGCAACCGGGTTTTGCTGTTGGTAGTGCATGCAATGCTCTGAACCTATTATCAGTTGAAAGATCTGAAACAAGGTGGAAACCCTGGCAAATAGAAGTTTTGGATAGAGCATTGTTGTATGAAGGGCCTGCACTAGCAGATAGGCTCTGCTGGGAGAATG GATGGGACTTGAAAGTCTCTAGGTTACGTTGGCTGCAATTGGCCCTGCATTACTCGATGATTGCTGATCTAGAGCA GTCACTTGATATGCTCGCTGAGGTCAATCTTGCAGAAGAAGGTGTCTTGCAACTGCTATTGGCATCTATTCATCGGTTATCTGGTAGGTCTGGAAGCGATAATGAAGTCGCAGTGTCATCAAG GTTAATGGTTTTAGCTGTCCGCTTTGCAACAAGAATGATAAAATGTTATGGACTTCAGAAGCAGAACACAG ACATGCCAGATAATTCAGTAAAGCTTCATGAAATGTCTTCCCTTTTGATGGTAATAAGGAGTATCCAACACCGAGTCTCTGCAAAGAATCAGAATTCTGTTCGGATG GGAGATGATAAGAACTCACTGAAAATAGGTACAGAATTATTGCAAAATGATTCTTCACTTTCAGTTGTTGTAGTGGATGGTCTTTCATCAGGGCTGTCAGGTGGTTTAGATGCTCATGACAGGCAAGAGTCAGCTCATGTGTTGGTTCCTGATAGCGACAGCCTGTTAGCTCTAGCGCCAGCTGAATCATCTCTTAGTGCTTCGAATTTCCATGATATTAATACCAATAAAGGGACTGCTCAAGATGGGAGACAAATTATTCAAGGAAACATCAAGGAAATGATTAATAGATGGGAAATGAATAACTTTGACTTGAAAACTGTAGTCAGAGAAGCACTGCAATCTGGTCGCCTACCTTTGGCAGTTCTTCAGCTGCAGCTTTTGCGCCAGAGGGAATTAGTTTCCAATGAGGATTCAGAAGATGCTTTCTCCGAAGTTCATGAAATAGGAAGATCTATTGTATATGATCTGTTGATGAAG GGTAAAACTGAATTGGCTGTAGCAACGCTAGAAAGGTTAGGAGATGATGTAGAGTCAGACCTAAGACAACTTATGCAAGGTACTGTCAGGAGGTCATTAAGGCTGCAAATTGCTGATGAGATGAAGAAGCGTGGGTTCATAAGGTCAAGTGAATGGAAGATGCTAGAGACTATAACTCTGATTGAG CGGTTCTACCCAAGCAGCAGCTTCTGGGACACATATTTTGTCAGGGAGAATGTCATTCGTGATGCTGCAAAGATTGTTACACTGCCAGGAGAAGATAAACCTGCATTATCTCTCCATATCCGCAACCAACCCCTTATTGAATGCGGTGATGTTGATGGAACAGTGCTTGGTTCTTGGGTGAACATTGATGATTACACTGATTCAAAGGAGTCCTCTGGGAGCAACATTTCTGATGGCTACTGGGCCTGCGCTGCCGTATGGTCGGATGCTTGGGATCAGAGAACTGTGGACCGC ATATTGCTGGATCAGCCTTATCATGTACATGCTCATATCCCATGGGAATCTCAGTTTGAATATTTTGTTGGTCATAATGATGCGGGGAAAGTCTGTGAACTTCTGGACATGATTCCCAACAGCGTACTTTTAGAAGGGATTATTAGAGTAAATGTGGACAGTTTACAAGCTGCCGACAACACCGTTTCTGACCTAACAGTCCCTGATTACAACATGTACATATGTGACTCAGAAGAGCTGGAACCTGTTTGCATGGAGATACCACATGTTAAGGTATTTAGATCCTTGTACAATCATGAATCAACGTCGTACATCAGAATGCTAATACAGCAGGAGTTGGCAAAGAAACACATCTTTGTGAAAGAGTACTGGAAAAGTACTACTGAAATTATACCTTTGCTTGCCCGTGCTGGCATGCTTATAAAAGTTGGTCCGAGGAAGGAATATTCTACGACATTTTCTGCGTCAGAGATGCCAGATGATGCCAATTTCCAGGGTCGTGAAGGCGCATTGCATAAGTTAGTCATACGTTTCTGTGTGCAATATAACTTGCCATACCTACTGGAGCTCTATCTGGACAACTGTAACTTGGCTCCTGAAAAGGATTGTATCCCTTTACTCAAAGACGCTGCA GGTGATTGCAAGTGGGCACAATGGTTACTCTTCTCCAGGATCAAAGGTCTTGAGTATGAGGCATCATTCTCTAATGCCCGTTGGAATTTGTCACAGAAAATGATTAATAGTAGTAATCTTACTGCTATTGAGATTGATGAAATGTTGTATACAGTTGATGATATGGCTGAACGAATTGGTGAAATGTCTGCACTGGCTACCTTAATGTATGCTTCAGCACCAATTCAGAAATCCATATGTACAGGAAGTGTGAACAGAAGTCGTGGTTTGCCATCTCAGTGCACATTAGAGAACCTGGGTCCTTGTCTCCAGCAATTTCCCACGCTATGGAAAACCCTTTATTCTGCTTGTTTTGGGCAAGGTGAATATGGGTGTTTAAACTACTCTCCTGCCAATG TGTTTGGAAAATCATCAATTTCAGAGTACTTGCGATGGCGCTATAGCATTTTTTCCTCTGCTGGAGGAGACACTTCGTTGTTGCAAATGGTTCCATGTTGGGTCCCAAAGTCTATTAGACGATTAATTCAACTCTTTGAACAG GGCCCTTTTGGAATGCAACTGCTATCAAGTGCTCCACCATCTGAAGAGTTATTCACTCACAGTGTCACTGATTATATATACAATTCCACTGGATATACTGACGCCAACGCACTGTCCTTAGAAGCATCGATCCAAAAAAGTGTTGAAGAAGAATTATATTCTTCCCTTGAG GAGAAAGATGTGAGAGTGGAACATCATTTGCACCGTGGTCGAGCCCTAGCTGCTTTCAGGCATCTTCTTGTTAAGAGAGCTTCGCAGTTGAAATCAGCCAGTGCATGTCAAGTGATACCTGCACAGTCTAATGTTCAAGCAGATGTACAATTGATACTTGCTCCTTTAAGTCAAGCTGAACGATCAATTCTTATATCG GTGGCTCCACTAGCCATTACAAACTTTGAGGACTCGGCTCTAGTTGCTTCCTGTATATTCTTGTTGGAACTTTGTGGCCTGTGTGCCAACATGCTTCGTTTAGATATTGCTGCACTTCGACGCATCTCTTCCTACTACAAGTCAGTTCagcaaaaaaaacattttgatCTATCTTCACCTAAGGCCCCAGAGCTCCATATGCAGTCCCATGGAGCTGACATAGCTCCTGCTCTAGCTCGAGCATTAGCCGAAGATTATGTCCAGTCTGATCATCTGCATGTATTGGAGCAGACGCAAACCTCGATGGCTCCCAAGAGGGAACAGACACCACAGCCTCTTATTGCTATTCTGCAGCACCTTGAAAAAGCAAGTTTGCCATCATTAGACGAAGGTAAAACCTGTGGATTTTGGCTTTTGACTGGCATTGGTGATGCATCAGTTTACCGATCCCAGCAGAACGAAGCAAGTCAACATTGGAATTTGGTTACTGAATTCTGTCAGGCACACCATCTCCCACTAAGTACAAAATACCTTGCTTTACTGGCCAATGACAATGATTGG GTTGGTTTTTTAACGGAAGCTCAGATAGCTGGATTCCCAATTGAAGTTGTTATTGAAGTG GCAGCCAAAGAGATAAGGGATTCAAGACTAAGGACTCACATATTGACTGTTTTAAAAAATATGATGTCACTTAGAAGGAAATCATCCGGTAATATACCTTCAGGAAGTAGTGATTCATCTTTCTCTGCTGTTGATGGCAATAATCCTGTGGAACTTTTCGGCATTCTTGGAGTCTGCGAAAAACAAAAGAACCCTGGGGAGGCACTCCTGAATAAAGCAAAACAAATGCAGTGGTCGTTGCTAGCCATGATTGCTTCATGCTTTCCAGATGTAACTCCTCTCTCATGCTTAAGTGTTTGGCTTGAGATTACAGCCGCAAG GGAGATGTCCTCGATCAAGGTGGATGATATTTCCTCGAAAATCGCAAAGAATGTTGAATCTGCTGTTGTGGCCACAAACAAATTGCCAGGCACTTGTAGGAATGTGGAATTTCGTTACAATAGAAAGAATCCAAAGCGAAGACGGTTTCTTGAAGCCTCACCGGAAAAGTTCACAATGTGTTTCTCGTTGGATAGCTCATGTGGGCCAAATTCTGCTGCAACTTCCTATCCTGCAGATATTGATGCTCATCAAGAAAGTGGAAGGTCAATCTCTGGAGAAACTATAATGTCTGTTGATATTGATGAAAGGCTTGCATGTTTATCCAGCATGGTAGCAGTGCTTTGTGAACAACAACTGTTTCTACCATTGCTTAGAGCTTTTGAAATGTTTCTGCCTTCTTGCTCCCTTCTTTCCTTCATACGTTCTCTGCAG GCATTTTCTCAAATGCGTCTGCCCGAGGCTTCTGCACATTTGGCATCATTTTCAGTGAGAATAAAAGATGAAGCTTCTCATACTCAACTAAACTCCTCTAAGGAAGTGTCTGTTCTAGCAGGATGGGTAGCTGCTACAGCTGTTAAAGCTGCAGATGCTGTACTCTCAACTTGTCCATCAATTTATGAGAAGAGGTGTTTACTGCAGCTTCTTTCTGGTGTGGATTTTGCTGACAGTGGCTCTTCATCATCTTACTTTAGCCGAAGATATTGGAAGATTAACCTGTCCGAACCTGATTTGCATAAAGACACTGATATCTACGACTGGAATGATTTCATGGATGACGCTTGTCTTTTAACATCATTAGAAAAGGATGGTCAATGGGAGCAAGCTCGCACATGGGCAAGGCAACTGGAGTCGAGTGACATAGCTTGGGAGTCTACTCTTGACCATGTCACTGAATCACAG GCAGAAGCCATGGTTGCTGAATGGAAGGAGTTTCTTTGGGATATCCCACAAGAACGTGCAGCCTTGTGGGGTCACTGCCAATCTCTCTTCATGAGATACTCTTTACCTCCTTTAAAG GCTGGATTATTTTTCCTTAAGCATGCTGAAGCAGTAGGTAAAGAGATACCAGCAAGAGAGCTTCATGAAATACTACTGCTATCTCTACAATGGCTAAGTGGAACTATGACTAAATCCTCTCC AGTCTATCCTCTTCATCTTCTACGAGATATTGAGACCAGGGTTTGGCTCCTGGCTGTTGAGTCCGAGAGCCAGTCCAAGGCTGATGGTGAATTTGCCACTCCCGCTGTTGCTCACAACATAGCTGTTGGAAACGGTACCAGTATTATAGAACAGACTGCTGATGTCATCACAAAAATAGACAGCAATATGGGTTCGCCACACATGAAAGCTACAGAAAGGAATGGCATAAGGGACAATTTATCATGCCAGCATGCGCAACTTTTCGAGTCTAACAGTGAAGCATCTTCAACAACAATAAATAACACAAGAGGAAAGCGAAGGGTGAAAACAAATTTACCACTTAGACGAGGTGTCAATGATAATTTTGAAAGTAGAACTAGTGATCTGGATAACAATTCTAACAATTTTCAAAGTTCAAAGATTGGTGAACAAGCTAGAAATATACTTTCTGAAGAGGAATTTGCAAAGATGGAAGAATCTTTATCTGGTTGGGAACAAAATGTTAGGCCTGTGGATATGGAGAAGGCTGTGCTTTCCTTACTGGAATTTGGGCAAATAACTGCTGCTAAGCAACTCCAGCAAAAGCTGTCTCCATCATATATTCCCGAAGAACTTGTCCTTGTTGATGTTGCTTTAAAAATTGCCAATAACAGCAGTATAGGGATCAGTTTGTCATGCTTTGACACGGAGGCTCTTTCAATACTTCAATCACTGGGAGTAGCAAGTAGCAGCGATATGATTGACCCGTTACAG GTTATGGAGAAACTAGCTGTGAAATGTGGCGAGGGCCGTGGACGAGCTCTTATTAGGAGAATAATAGCAGTTATTCGAACTGCTAAATTATTGGGACTCCCATTTTCCGAAGCATTTGAGAAACAGCCAATTGAAATTCTACAGTTGCTTTCCCTGAAAGCTCAGGATTCTTTTGATGAAGCTAAATTTCTGGTGGAAACACACATCATGCCTGCATCTAGCATTGCAAGAATTCTCGCTGATTCGTTTCTAAAG GGGCTTTTAGCTGCACATCGTGGAGGTTATCTGGATTCCCAAAAGGAAGAAGGTCCTGCACCACTATTGTGGAGATCAAGTGACTTCTTAAAGTGGGCAAAATTATGTCCATCAGAACCAGAAATTGGTCATGCTTTAATGCGTTTGGTAATGACTGGACATGAAGTACCGCATGCTTGTGAG GTTGAACTCCTAATATTGTCACACCACTTCTACATGTCATCTTCTTGTCTTGACGGAGTGGATGTTCTTGTAACATTTGCAGCAAATAGAGTGGACTCATATGTTTTAGAGGGGGATTTTCCTTGTTTAGCTCGCTTAATCACTGGAGTGAGCAATTTCCATTCCTTGAGCTTCATTCTTTCCATCCTTGTAGAGAATGGCCAATTGGAGTTGCTACTTCAAAAGTATTCTGCCACTGACACAGCTACTGGGACGCCTGCATCGGTTCGAGGATTTAGGATGGCTGTTATTACATCACTGAAACAGTTTAATCCGAATGACGACGACGCTCTCTCAATG GTATACAGGCACTTCGACATGAAGCATGAGGCTGCTTCTCTCCTTGAATTGCGTGCAGAGCAATACATGAACAGCTGGTTATCGCGATACGACAAGGAGCGGAGAAATGATGAACTCCTTGAGGCTATGCATCACCTCGTAGAGACAGCTGAGGTTCTTTCAACAATTGATGCCGGCCAAAGAACACATCGTGCTTGTGCCCGTGCTTCTCTTCTGTCACTTCAGATTCGGATACCTGATCTTCTGTGGATTGGTCTTTCTGAAACCAATGCCCGGCGGATATTTGTGGAACAATCTAGATTCCAGGAAGCCCTTATTGTTGCTGAAGCATACAACATAAATCAGCCCATGGAATGGGCTCCAGTCTTTTGGAACCAAATGCTGAAACCAGATCTAATTGAGCAATTCGTGGCTGAGTTTGTATCAGTGCTGCCCCTGCAGCCGCCAATGCTTCTAGAGCTTGCAAGGTTTTACAGGGCGGAGGTTGCAGCTAGGGGGGAGCAATCACACTTCTCTGTCTGGCTTTCGCCCGGAGGCTTGCCTGCAGAGTGGGTGAAACATCTTGGCAGATCATTCAGAAGCCTGCTGCGTAGAACGAGGGACATGAGGCTGAGGCTGCAGTTAGCAGCCCTGGCGACAGGCTTCGTTGATGTCCTTGATATATGCAATAAAGTTTTGGACAAAGTCCCAGAGAATGCTGGCCCGCTGATCCTAAGGAAGGGCCATGGGGGTGCATACCTTCCTCTTATGTAA